A window of the Pseudomonadota bacterium genome harbors these coding sequences:
- a CDS encoding KamA family radical SAM protein, with protein MKSWEKTLRNAITRPAQLPWEIMDPHRLDEVVSTYPMRINSYYLSLIKKVGDPIWKQAVPDIQELEDNVCIPDPLDEENLSPVPNLIHKYPDRVLFLVTSQCAMYCRFCTRKRKVGTDRMQITRETISAGLEYIRKTPAIRDVLVSGGDPLLLEDDQLEGILKSLRSIPHVEIIRLGTRVPCTLPMRVTIRLAHMLKRYHPIYINTHFNHPDEITPEASLACARLANAGIPMGCQTVLLKGVNDNPELIKKLMHKLLLIRVKPYYIFQGDMTKGTNHFRTTVESGITILKSLIGHTSGLAVPTYAIDAPGGGGKIPILPEYISRFGKEIVFENYLGTTCSYLNGDPY; from the coding sequence ATGAAAAGCTGGGAAAAAACTCTCCGGAACGCCATCACCCGACCTGCCCAATTACCGTGGGAGATAATGGACCCACACCGCCTTGATGAGGTCGTATCAACCTATCCCATGCGGATTAACTCCTATTATCTCAGTCTGATCAAAAAGGTTGGCGATCCGATCTGGAAGCAGGCGGTTCCAGACATTCAGGAACTCGAAGACAATGTCTGCATCCCCGATCCTCTTGATGAAGAAAACTTAAGCCCGGTCCCCAACCTGATCCACAAATATCCGGACCGGGTGTTATTCCTGGTCACCTCGCAATGCGCCATGTATTGCCGGTTCTGCACCCGAAAAAGAAAAGTAGGCACCGACCGGATGCAGATTACCCGGGAGACGATCAGCGCTGGCCTCGAATATATCCGCAAAACGCCGGCAATCAGGGATGTGCTGGTGTCAGGCGGCGATCCGCTGCTGCTGGAAGACGATCAACTGGAAGGGATTCTCAAATCATTGCGGAGTATTCCCCATGTTGAAATCATCCGCCTCGGCACCCGGGTCCCCTGCACCCTGCCCATGCGGGTCACCATCAGACTCGCTCATATGCTCAAACGTTACCACCCGATTTATATCAACACCCACTTCAATCATCCGGACGAAATCACCCCGGAAGCAAGCCTTGCCTGCGCACGCCTCGCAAACGCAGGAATTCCCATGGGCTGCCAGACAGTTTTACTCAAAGGCGTTAATGATAATCCTGAATTAATCAAAAAATTAATGCATAAACTTTTGCTTATCCGGGTAAAACCGTATTATATTTTCCAAGGAGACATGACAAAGGGTACGAATCATTTCAGGACAACTGTCGAATCCGGCATCACAATTTTGAAATCACTTATCGGCCACACCTCCGGACTGGCAGTTCCAACTTATGCGATTGATGCGCCGGGAGGCGGCGGCAAAATACCCATATTGCCTGAATATATCAGCAGGTTCGGCAAGGAAATTGTCTTTGAAAATTATCTTGGCACAACCTGCAGTTACCTGAATGGAGACCCTTATTAA
- a CDS encoding succinate dehydrogenase/fumarate reductase iron-sulfur subunit, giving the protein FQTLETGPISTDMSFLEMLDVVNEQLIHKGEEPVAFDHDCREGICGTCGAVVNGEPHGPEKKTTLCQLHMRNFKDHDTLVIEPFRSRAFKLIKDLIVDRSAFDQIIAEGGYVSVNTGGAPDANALPVAADKAEQALDAAECIGCGACVAACPNASAMLFVGAKISHLALLPQGEPERKRRALAMVRKMDELGFGNCGNIRHCEEACPKGVSIRNIARMNREYIKASLFSE; this is encoded by the coding sequence CATTTCAGACCCTTGAGACCGGCCCCATATCAACCGACATGTCTTTCCTTGAAATGCTAGACGTGGTCAACGAGCAACTCATCCACAAAGGTGAAGAACCGGTGGCCTTTGACCATGACTGCCGGGAAGGGATCTGCGGCACGTGCGGCGCGGTGGTCAACGGCGAGCCCCATGGCCCGGAAAAGAAAACAACCCTCTGCCAGCTCCATATGCGCAACTTCAAGGACCACGACACCCTGGTCATCGAACCCTTCAGGTCCCGGGCTTTCAAACTGATCAAGGATCTGATTGTTGACCGCAGCGCCTTTGACCAGATAATTGCCGAAGGTGGCTATGTTTCGGTGAATACCGGCGGCGCTCCAGATGCAAATGCCCTGCCGGTTGCAGCCGACAAAGCCGAACAGGCCCTGGACGCGGCGGAATGCATCGGCTGCGGCGCCTGTGTGGCAGCCTGCCCCAATGCCTCGGCCATGCTCTTTGTGGGCGCAAAAATCTCCCATCTCGCCCTGCTCCCCCAGGGGGAACCGGAAAGAAAACGTCGCGCCCTGGCAATGGTCAGAAAAATGGACGAACTGGGATTCGGCAATTGCGGCAATATCAGGCATTGCGAAGAGGCCTGCCCCAAAGGCGTATCAATCAGAAATATCGCCCGGATGAACCGAGAATACATCAAAGCATCGCTTTTTTCTGAATAA
- a CDS encoding NAD-dependent malic enzyme: MPQDTYSFIYDDYGNTKKIQVFTRGLGVQNNNYTNKGTSFTRKERAGLKLEGLIPPAIRPMESQIRNNLAVFNEKQSDIEKFIYIRSLFDRNATLAHALIASDIESFMRIIYTPTVGLACQQYSSMFRKANGLHFYPDNIDQAEDILQQYGHRDIRVAVVTDNQGILGIGDQGAGGIAICLGKLMLYTQGAGIAPWHCLPISLDVGTDNKVLLADENYLGWRHERLQGDEYVKFIQRFAKAFRTVYPNALCQWEDFSKQKAFAIRDTYLHDLISFNDDIQGTGAITLAGILAAMKIKKQKLRDQVFLVHGAGAGGVGIAEQIESALLEEGLNTTQAREKIFTIDSRGLVTTGRRLDPYKEKFAKDPAVLAWFKDEKDATLASVVRQAGITVLIGTSGQASCFNEEIIREVSRHTERPVILPLSNPTSMAEAVPEDVYRWTDGRALVGTGSPFPAVEFGGRKIRIGQCNNVFVFPGVGLGVLASGAREVLPSFFTAAAKAVAEQVSAADLKKGILLPPVNDLRKVSREVAHAVGLTAIKEGLSGLCVYSRFQHDNDPQRLETLIDKMRWKPKYLPLEPV; the protein is encoded by the coding sequence ATGCCTCAGGACACATACAGCTTCATCTACGATGATTACGGGAACACGAAAAAAATCCAGGTATTCACCCGCGGGCTTGGCGTTCAGAATAACAATTATACCAACAAGGGCACCTCCTTTACCAGAAAGGAACGCGCCGGTCTGAAGCTGGAAGGCCTTATCCCGCCCGCCATAAGACCTATGGAAAGCCAGATCAGAAATAATCTCGCGGTATTCAATGAAAAGCAGAGCGATATTGAAAAATTCATCTATATCCGCTCGCTGTTCGACCGCAACGCCACCCTGGCCCATGCCCTCATCGCCAGCGACATCGAAAGCTTCATGCGGATTATCTATACCCCCACCGTGGGCCTGGCCTGTCAGCAATACTCATCCATGTTCAGAAAGGCCAACGGCCTGCATTTTTATCCCGATAATATCGACCAGGCCGAGGACATCCTCCAGCAATACGGCCACCGTGATATCCGGGTGGCAGTGGTCACCGACAATCAGGGAATTTTAGGCATCGGCGACCAGGGGGCCGGCGGCATTGCCATCTGTCTGGGCAAGCTCATGCTCTATACCCAAGGGGCAGGGATCGCGCCCTGGCATTGTCTGCCCATTTCTCTCGATGTCGGGACCGACAACAAGGTGCTTCTCGCCGATGAAAACTACCTGGGCTGGCGGCATGAAAGGCTTCAAGGGGATGAATATGTGAAATTCATCCAGCGGTTTGCCAAGGCCTTCCGCACCGTCTATCCCAATGCGCTGTGTCAATGGGAGGATTTCTCCAAACAGAAGGCCTTTGCCATACGAGACACCTATCTCCACGACCTCATTTCCTTTAATGACGATATCCAGGGAACCGGGGCAATCACCCTTGCCGGGATTCTCGCGGCCATGAAAATCAAAAAACAGAAACTTAGGGATCAGGTCTTTCTTGTCCACGGCGCCGGTGCGGGAGGGGTCGGCATCGCCGAACAGATCGAATCGGCGCTCCTGGAAGAGGGTTTGAACACCACCCAGGCTCGTGAAAAAATCTTCACCATTGACAGCCGGGGATTGGTGACCACCGGCCGCAGGCTTGATCCATACAAGGAGAAATTCGCCAAAGACCCGGCTGTTCTTGCCTGGTTCAAGGATGAAAAGGATGCAACACTGGCAAGCGTTGTAAGACAAGCGGGAATTACCGTGCTCATCGGCACCTCCGGCCAGGCAAGCTGCTTTAACGAAGAAATAATCAGAGAAGTTTCAAGGCATACCGAACGCCCGGTGATCCTGCCCCTGAGTAATCCCACCTCTATGGCTGAAGCCGTTCCGGAAGATGTCTATCGCTGGACTGACGGCCGCGCCCTGGTGGGAACCGGCAGCCCCTTCCCGGCCGTTGAATTCGGCGGCAGAAAAATCCGCATCGGTCAATGCAATAACGTCTTTGTATTCCCGGGAGTGGGCCTGGGCGTGCTGGCATCAGGGGCAAGGGAGGTGCTGCCGTCCTTTTTCACCGCAGCGGCAAAAGCGGTTGCCGAACAGGTATCTGCCGCCGATCTCAAAAAAGGCATACTTCTGCCGCCGGTGAACGACCTGAGAAAGGTGAGCCGGGAAGTTGCCCATGCAGTAGGACTAACCGCGATTAAAGAGGGATTGAGCGGACTCTGCGTCTACAGTAGATTCCAGCATGACAATGATCCGCAACGCCTTGAAACCCTCATCGATAAAATGCGCTGGAAACCAAAATACCTGCCCCTTGAGCCGGTGTAA
- a CDS encoding cation:proton antiporter, translating to MLTQDLIITLLVILTSAWFMGFIFSRMGLPVMLGEIVAGLIIGPPILGIVQMTDQLEFLAELGIFLAMFHAGMEMDPKKLLANIWPSIATAIGGFVLPFVLGFFVTKAFGGTVYQALFIGVGLSVTAIAVQAVILENMQIHRSDVGHVILGAAIVDDILSLVTLSILIGMVKSGTLEIHEFIKLIFKVVLFFGVTILSGEFLVPFLGKRLKDIGGKAFTFAILVALFFGLFAEKAGLHFVIGAFLAGQFVRRGIPNEKVYEIINTRFYGLSYGFLTPIFFVSLAFHLHIDWSVNFILFASAITLVAVFGKVAGCFAGVRLFGRTSRESLLIGYGMNGRGAVELVIAAIVISLSNELMAKGLIVEPLLTGTQFSALVFMAFVTTLITPLLMKASVMKSCSGDEKESFCALIDKSKKE from the coding sequence ATGCTTACCCAGGATTTAATAATAACTCTTTTGGTGATTCTTACCTCGGCCTGGTTCATGGGGTTTATTTTTTCCCGCATGGGTCTTCCCGTGATGCTGGGCGAGATCGTTGCCGGGTTGATTATCGGTCCGCCAATACTTGGCATCGTTCAGATGACCGACCAATTGGAGTTTCTTGCCGAGCTGGGAATATTTCTTGCCATGTTCCATGCGGGCATGGAAATGGACCCTAAAAAACTCCTGGCAAATATCTGGCCGTCAATCGCCACAGCAATCGGCGGTTTTGTTCTGCCTTTTGTCCTGGGTTTTTTCGTCACCAAGGCTTTCGGAGGCACGGTGTATCAGGCGCTTTTTATCGGGGTGGGATTGTCGGTTACCGCCATCGCCGTCCAGGCGGTAATCCTTGAAAATATGCAGATCCATCGTTCGGATGTCGGGCATGTCATCCTTGGCGCCGCCATTGTCGATGATATTCTTTCCCTGGTGACCTTGTCCATCCTCATCGGCATGGTCAAGAGCGGCACTCTTGAAATACACGAGTTTATAAAACTTATTTTCAAAGTGGTGCTTTTTTTCGGGGTGACCATACTTTCCGGTGAATTCCTGGTGCCGTTTCTCGGGAAACGCCTGAAAGACATCGGCGGCAAGGCATTTACCTTTGCCATCCTTGTCGCCTTGTTCTTCGGGTTGTTTGCTGAAAAAGCGGGCCTGCATTTTGTCATCGGTGCATTTCTGGCCGGACAGTTCGTGCGACGCGGCATTCCCAATGAAAAAGTGTATGAAATTATTAACACGAGATTTTACGGGTTGAGCTATGGCTTTCTTACTCCGATATTTTTCGTTTCCCTTGCTTTTCATCTGCACATCGACTGGTCGGTGAATTTTATCCTTTTTGCCTCGGCTATCACACTAGTTGCGGTTTTTGGCAAAGTTGCGGGGTGTTTTGCCGGGGTCCGACTTTTTGGTAGAACCAGTCGTGAATCTTTGTTGATCGGTTATGGGATGAATGGCCGGGGTGCCGTAGAGCTGGTTATTGCGGCAATTGTTATCAGTCTCAGTAATGAATTGATGGCAAAGGGCCTGATCGTCGAACCGCTACTTACCGGGACCCAGTTTTCAGCCTTGGTATTCATGGCATTTGTGACCACGCTGATCACGCCGTTGCTTATGAAGGCCTCGGTGATGAAAAGCTGCTCCGGGGATGAAAAGGAGAGTTTCTGCGCCTTGATTGATAAGAGTAAAAAAGAATAA